A window of the Myxococcus fulvus genome harbors these coding sequences:
- a CDS encoding M66 family metalloprotease — protein MNKRTLVRLCLLALSTSLLGACNGNASGGGGGGGGVDEPGPTPVPPPPEPDRFAEPTSARDDALEDVGGFYDHDAQGQPRAVRHDLTGSLPAMVQFAQSHTVDPSGNEARNMPRLTAERAALLLVTPDPSLGEIHSLRLTVLLDGVAQPVLLLRHPNELYRSDANNSDGRKDYNYSRRAWSVHLPWDWVKPGMSLRVMDPLGRTGILAAEAIDFAAPAELVVQSIRLGMLTEPPEESNDHWFLRQPAQAAADYFQTIPAARITVGSYEPMQLARVMVANGTIYDTASVTNGDVYSGDMRENTGKSTVSVGINLANFGATASSMQSQEQPQLFQHVLAHHNVGMYANGRQSHGLSGGNGMLTVYATSGNEFSHEIGHHYGLGHYPGEKDGNHFWAGHHHDSGWGYIAYRKRMRANLNWTRAETTALAGMPSFEDTYAFGTDAMSGGHFSSALSRYTHYTGYSTRVAIQPALDRAIPRASSSTGYVKWSAASRKLEEIAPSVPDNARLFFNVTDGKYRKPRLIGVPVFTVLGGYHPETGSALLYPAFRGNWGNVFDLPEPQAGAATRQCWLEVSFASGPARKVAMAGSVLQAGSVNKLHVNLAQADKPTQARLMCQAPGAAASELAAISIAQDLPAMPAPVVIGQEAGYAALRAVELPEFEALLLARAQPTVLDLGTRGRLLHASYADDPTGLSSEAAAVLARYEEQESKARRLNRWMNAYRAELQADDNTEARAALEALLKTLGLDQRPRLPAPQQLLVGGNCVKVETVDGKPHPYIAAASTCTGAPDELWLADANGSIRSNADLSLCLGSPGGHNAVTLSTCDRERENQVFDLSTLPQIKRNGACLDMSGGRLVEGRAPLITYGCSGGGNQRWTGLTANDNLLPTLLSNSNLGVMRALETP, from the coding sequence TTGAACAAGAGAACCCTGGTACGCCTCTGCTTGCTGGCGCTCTCCACCTCGCTGCTCGGCGCCTGCAATGGCAACGCGAGCGGAGGTGGGGGCGGTGGAGGTGGCGTCGACGAGCCTGGCCCCACGCCGGTTCCTCCTCCTCCCGAGCCGGACAGGTTCGCCGAGCCGACTTCGGCCCGCGATGATGCGCTCGAGGACGTCGGCGGCTTCTACGACCACGACGCGCAGGGCCAGCCTCGCGCGGTGCGCCACGACCTGACCGGCAGCCTTCCGGCGATGGTGCAGTTCGCGCAGAGCCACACGGTGGACCCGAGTGGCAACGAGGCCCGGAACATGCCGCGACTGACGGCCGAGCGCGCCGCGTTGCTGCTCGTCACTCCAGACCCCTCGCTGGGAGAGATTCACTCCCTGCGACTGACCGTCCTCCTCGACGGTGTCGCGCAGCCCGTCCTCCTGTTGCGGCACCCCAACGAGCTGTACCGCTCGGACGCCAACAACAGCGACGGGCGCAAGGACTACAACTACTCGCGCCGCGCTTGGTCGGTGCACCTGCCCTGGGACTGGGTCAAGCCGGGCATGAGCTTGAGGGTGATGGACCCGCTGGGCCGCACCGGCATCCTGGCGGCCGAGGCCATCGACTTCGCCGCTCCCGCCGAGCTGGTGGTGCAGAGCATTCGCCTGGGCATGCTCACGGAGCCACCGGAGGAGAGCAACGACCACTGGTTCCTGCGCCAGCCGGCCCAGGCCGCCGCCGACTACTTCCAGACCATCCCGGCCGCCCGAATCACCGTGGGCTCCTACGAGCCGATGCAGCTCGCGCGGGTGATGGTGGCCAACGGCACCATCTACGACACGGCCAGCGTCACCAACGGCGACGTGTACAGCGGTGACATGCGTGAGAACACCGGCAAGTCCACGGTCAGCGTGGGAATCAACCTGGCCAACTTCGGCGCCACCGCCTCGAGCATGCAGAGCCAGGAGCAGCCACAGCTGTTCCAGCACGTGCTGGCCCACCACAACGTGGGCATGTACGCCAACGGCCGCCAGAGCCACGGCCTGAGCGGCGGCAACGGCATGCTCACCGTGTACGCCACCTCCGGCAACGAGTTCAGCCATGAGATTGGCCACCACTATGGGCTGGGCCACTACCCCGGTGAGAAGGACGGCAACCACTTCTGGGCCGGTCACCACCATGACAGCGGCTGGGGCTACATCGCCTACCGCAAGCGCATGCGCGCGAATCTCAACTGGACGCGCGCGGAGACCACGGCGCTGGCTGGGATGCCGTCCTTCGAGGACACGTACGCGTTCGGCACCGACGCGATGTCGGGGGGACACTTCTCCAGCGCCCTGTCGCGCTACACCCACTACACCGGCTACAGCACCCGGGTCGCCATCCAGCCGGCGCTGGACCGGGCCATCCCACGCGCCAGCTCGTCCACCGGCTACGTCAAGTGGAGCGCCGCCAGTCGCAAGCTGGAGGAAATCGCTCCGAGCGTGCCGGACAACGCGCGCCTGTTCTTCAACGTGACGGACGGCAAGTACCGCAAGCCGCGTCTCATCGGCGTGCCGGTGTTCACCGTGCTGGGGGGCTACCATCCAGAGACCGGCAGCGCGCTGCTGTACCCGGCGTTCCGAGGCAACTGGGGCAACGTGTTCGACCTGCCCGAGCCCCAGGCCGGCGCCGCCACGCGCCAGTGCTGGCTGGAGGTGAGCTTCGCCAGCGGTCCGGCGCGCAAGGTCGCGATGGCGGGGAGCGTCCTGCAAGCCGGCTCGGTCAACAAGCTGCACGTCAACCTCGCCCAGGCCGACAAGCCCACCCAGGCGCGGCTGATGTGCCAGGCGCCCGGTGCGGCCGCGAGTGAGCTGGCCGCCATCTCCATCGCTCAGGACCTGCCCGCCATGCCCGCGCCGGTGGTGATTGGCCAGGAGGCTGGCTACGCGGCGCTGCGTGCGGTGGAGTTGCCCGAGTTCGAGGCGCTGCTGCTCGCCCGGGCCCAGCCGACGGTGCTCGACCTGGGAACGCGCGGACGCCTGCTGCATGCCAGCTACGCGGACGACCCGACCGGGCTGTCCAGCGAGGCGGCCGCCGTGCTCGCGCGCTACGAGGAGCAGGAGTCCAAGGCACGGCGCCTGAACCGCTGGATGAACGCGTACCGCGCCGAGCTCCAGGCCGACGACAACACGGAGGCCCGGGCCGCGCTCGAGGCCCTGCTCAAGACCCTGGGCCTCGACCAGCGCCCGCGGCTGCCGGCCCCGCAGCAGCTCCTGGTGGGCGGCAACTGCGTCAAGGTGGAGACGGTGGACGGCAAGCCACATCCCTACATCGCGGCGGCCTCCACCTGCACCGGCGCGCCCGACGAGCTGTGGCTGGCCGATGCGAACGGCAGCATCCGCAGCAACGCCGACCTCTCCTTGTGCCTGGGCAGCCCCGGCGGCCACAACGCGGTGACGCTGTCCACGTGCGACCGCGAACGCGAGAACCAGGTGTTCGACCTGAGCACGCTGCCGCAAATCAAGCGCAACGGCGCCTGTCTGGACATGTCCGGCGGTCGCCTCGTGGAGGGTCGTGCGCCGCTCATCACCTACGGCTGCTCGGGTGGCGGCAACCAGCGATGGACGGGCCTCACCGCCAATGACAACCTTCTGCCGACGCTGCTCAGCAACAGCAACCTCGGTGTGATGCGCGCGCTGGAGACGCCGTAG
- a CDS encoding HEAT repeat domain-containing protein, which translates to MLLLGAMGLSPSAAQASEPRRDSRPVPGILAALDDPDGTVVAQAVIAFCNVESLDEEVQAKLAEIERGPLPWKWLVSENLEEAALTLLRATKTSKEQPPPGLVELLNHSDAVIRRRAVSALGVMKSRAEKQAPLVRDLLRDTSPLVRQAAAQVLPQMGDGGVAQAPLIAEMLEDADPGIRLSATQAFKGMGRMSAITSHAPRIAERLKDTDPSVQATAAAALAAMGEGGAAYAPRVAELLKVTDVNVRGAAAKALGKMRTEDAAENASRVAALLEDPDASVRGAAASALGTMGVDAAEHAQLLIELLSKPPPAVQGEAEQALVNMTRAGVFQPSYLVDRLDDSDPRVRRMAVNGLGSRIEWAPEQAPVVARLLEDSDKSVRDAAAFALKYMGETGRAQTSRVVGVLLESSHSSRLVAADLLGLVGENLSEHAGRAAMLLRDSNAQIRMAAFKALSTMGKDAAAQAPLVANLLSDLDPRVRQAAAETLGRMGAGAAAHAPHVAALLHGQESSVQRAAVDALGAMGKDAAEHAPLVAKRLRDSDVETYRSARTTLVAFSPLESSVIATIVEAMLANDARSSELLALAHVAGNGASVIENVLRWPARRAEPQPARISLEEARETLSAFRVFWTSTTEKEHPLLRDALAISIEAFAKLQTGNWDTQEDRELLEELHGLLVEKHSLRAATLKEMLTSQRGWEWPALKWVPLLHATVWFLLIFLYPRSRQVQAVFFWNRRVRQVLGFPYVGLLLTWVPFLRQRLLSPFKRGLTADAALDAFVPDAYFPELEAREPALKTRGRLANLLPHLSGHVVLEGASGLGKSTYLKHLLSKSTRTSVFLRADRCHAGVLEAIQSKLEGYAKDSVFLKSLIFSGALDVYIDGLNEVSADVRARVVQFMEENLQGNILVTTQRIEWTPPSTARLLVLEPLSDSAITGFLKSREPFLDGAATLGGDSYATRCECFVKDALSTAQDGQSGRSLREVLSNPLDLTVVAQMLRNGQTPDLSQLRQQQYELMAREYAQAHLSEFPLGRFAEEAYQMRKASRSTLDEAAFSLELLTLERAKLVLRRQWKRPDGKDQQEWRFRHDKIQEFFVAQTFLDASKSRELEHMGDPPFRGVYFFLMAYLSLERAQMLCGLLVEHAAETGDHSVSDECVKLLKARARDACMPSPGKVVELGKRNPGPV; encoded by the coding sequence ATGCTGCTCCTGGGGGCGATGGGGCTCTCTCCCAGTGCCGCGCAGGCCAGTGAGCCCAGGCGGGACTCCCGACCGGTACCGGGCATCCTCGCGGCGCTCGATGATCCAGATGGCACTGTTGTGGCCCAGGCGGTCATTGCATTCTGTAACGTCGAATCGCTGGACGAAGAGGTTCAGGCGAAGCTCGCGGAAATCGAACGTGGGCCGCTCCCTTGGAAGTGGTTGGTGTCCGAGAACCTCGAGGAAGCGGCGCTCACGCTGCTTCGCGCCACCAAGACGTCCAAGGAGCAGCCGCCGCCCGGTCTGGTGGAGCTGCTGAATCACTCTGACGCTGTCATTCGGCGCAGGGCCGTGAGCGCCCTTGGGGTGATGAAGTCGAGAGCCGAAAAACAGGCTCCACTCGTCAGGGACCTGCTCCGGGATACCAGTCCACTCGTTCGACAGGCAGCGGCGCAGGTCTTGCCACAGATGGGAGACGGCGGTGTCGCACAGGCCCCCCTCATCGCGGAAATGTTGGAGGACGCTGACCCTGGCATCAGGTTGTCGGCGACGCAGGCGTTCAAAGGGATGGGGAGGATGAGCGCCATCACGTCACATGCCCCCCGTATCGCCGAACGCTTGAAAGATACCGACCCCTCTGTCCAGGCGACGGCCGCAGCGGCGCTTGCGGCGATGGGTGAGGGCGGGGCTGCGTATGCCCCACGTGTCGCCGAACTGTTGAAAGTCACGGATGTCAATGTCCGGGGAGCAGCGGCAAAGGCCCTCGGAAAGATGAGAACGGAAGATGCTGCGGAGAATGCCTCCCGCGTTGCTGCCCTGCTGGAAGACCCTGATGCCTCCGTTCGAGGGGCAGCAGCCAGCGCACTCGGGACGATGGGAGTGGATGCAGCAGAGCATGCCCAATTGCTCATCGAACTGCTGTCGAAGCCTCCCCCGGCTGTCCAGGGGGAGGCGGAACAGGCACTGGTCAACATGACGCGTGCCGGTGTGTTCCAGCCCTCTTACCTCGTCGACCGACTCGATGATTCGGATCCCCGTGTCCGGCGAATGGCGGTGAATGGATTGGGGTCCAGGATCGAGTGGGCTCCAGAACAGGCGCCCGTTGTTGCCAGGTTGCTGGAGGACTCCGATAAATCTGTCCGAGACGCGGCGGCGTTTGCGTTGAAGTACATGGGAGAAACGGGGCGTGCGCAAACCTCGCGTGTCGTCGGGGTGCTCTTGGAATCGAGTCACTCCTCTCGGCTGGTTGCCGCGGATTTACTGGGGCTGGTGGGAGAAAACCTTTCCGAGCACGCTGGCCGCGCCGCCATGCTGCTTCGCGATTCGAACGCTCAAATCCGGATGGCGGCTTTCAAGGCACTGAGCACGATGGGAAAAGATGCTGCGGCACAAGCTCCCCTCGTCGCTAATCTGCTCAGCGACCTGGACCCGCGGGTCAGGCAAGCAGCGGCAGAGACATTGGGACGGATGGGAGCGGGTGCCGCAGCTCATGCTCCCCATGTCGCTGCACTGCTGCATGGCCAGGAATCGTCCGTCCAAAGAGCAGCCGTGGATGCACTGGGGGCGATGGGAAAGGATGCGGCGGAACATGCCCCTCTCGTCGCCAAACGGCTGCGCGATTCGGATGTAGAGACCTACCGGTCAGCGCGCACGACTCTGGTGGCGTTCTCCCCGCTCGAGTCTTCAGTCATCGCGACCATCGTGGAGGCGATGTTGGCCAATGATGCCCGCTCTTCAGAACTGCTGGCACTTGCCCACGTGGCAGGCAATGGGGCTTCAGTCATCGAGAATGTACTTCGGTGGCCGGCGCGGAGAGCCGAGCCGCAGCCGGCGCGCATCTCTCTCGAGGAGGCGAGGGAGACGCTGAGCGCGTTTCGTGTGTTCTGGACATCCACGACTGAGAAGGAGCATCCCCTTCTCAGGGACGCCCTCGCCATCAGCATCGAGGCGTTCGCCAAGCTCCAGACGGGGAATTGGGACACGCAGGAAGATCGGGAGCTGCTCGAAGAGCTTCATGGCTTGTTGGTCGAGAAGCATTCGCTTCGCGCCGCCACCCTCAAGGAGATGCTCACTTCGCAGCGAGGCTGGGAGTGGCCCGCGCTGAAGTGGGTCCCACTCCTGCACGCCACGGTGTGGTTCCTTCTCATCTTTCTCTATCCACGCTCTCGTCAGGTGCAGGCCGTCTTCTTCTGGAACCGGCGGGTGCGACAGGTCCTCGGCTTCCCCTATGTCGGGCTGCTGCTGACGTGGGTGCCTTTCCTCCGGCAGCGGCTGTTGTCACCCTTCAAGCGCGGACTCACCGCCGACGCGGCCCTCGATGCCTTCGTCCCGGATGCCTACTTCCCCGAACTGGAGGCACGCGAGCCGGCCCTCAAGACGCGGGGCCGCCTCGCCAACCTGCTTCCACACTTGAGCGGCCACGTCGTCCTCGAAGGCGCCTCGGGTCTCGGCAAGTCCACCTACCTGAAGCATCTGCTCTCCAAGTCGACGCGGACCTCCGTCTTCCTTCGCGCGGACCGATGCCATGCGGGCGTCCTGGAGGCCATCCAATCCAAGCTGGAGGGGTACGCGAAGGACTCCGTCTTCCTCAAGAGCCTCATCTTCAGCGGCGCGCTCGATGTCTACATCGATGGCCTGAACGAGGTGAGCGCGGACGTGCGCGCACGCGTCGTCCAGTTCATGGAGGAGAACCTCCAGGGCAACATCCTCGTCACCACGCAGCGCATCGAATGGACACCCCCCTCCACGGCGAGGCTCCTGGTCCTGGAGCCCCTGTCCGACAGCGCCATCACGGGCTTCCTGAAGAGTCGCGAGCCCTTCCTGGATGGGGCCGCCACGCTCGGCGGCGACAGCTACGCGACGCGGTGCGAGTGCTTCGTGAAGGATGCACTGTCGACGGCGCAGGATGGCCAGTCCGGGCGCTCACTGCGGGAGGTGCTGTCCAATCCCCTGGACCTGACAGTCGTCGCCCAGATGCTCCGCAACGGCCAGACCCCCGACCTCTCCCAGCTGCGGCAGCAGCAATACGAGCTCATGGCGCGCGAGTACGCCCAGGCCCATCTCTCCGAGTTCCCCCTGGGGCGCTTCGCCGAGGAGGCCTACCAGATGCGCAAGGCGAGCCGGTCCACCCTCGACGAAGCCGCCTTCAGCCTGGAGTTGCTCACCCTGGAGCGCGCGAAGCTGGTCCTACGTCGGCAGTGGAAGCGGCCCGATGGCAAGGACCAGCAGGAGTGGCGCTTCCGGCACGACAAGATCCAGGAGTTCTTCGTCGCCCAGACCTTCCTCGACGCGTCCAAGTCGCGAGAGCTGGAACACATGGGGGACCCTCCGTTCCGAGGGGTCTACTTCTTCCTGATGGCCTACCTGTCACTCGAGCGCGCGCAGATGTTGTGCGGCCTGCTGGTGGAGCACGCGGCGGAGACGGGTGACCACTCCGTGAGCGACGAATGCGTGAAGCTCCTGAAGGCCCGTGCGCGAGACGCCTGCATGCCGAGCCCGGGCAAGGTGGTCGAGCTCGGCAAACGGAACCCTGGGCCCGTGTAG
- a CDS encoding c-type cytochrome yields MKRTWVGAATLGVLSLVGCEQDETRPNYEYAPDMVSSVPYDSFASNPNTADGKTLLTPAKGTVPRGHVPLKLTAGTEAAEKAGRELRNPYPASPEVLARGQTAFQRYCTPCHGSGGLGDGPVTARFPVPPSLLAEHAMELPDGRIFHIITHGQGLMPAHGSQVAPEDRWKLVHYLRSLQNPARTARKETP; encoded by the coding sequence GTGAAACGGACCTGGGTGGGAGCGGCGACGCTGGGGGTGTTGTCCCTGGTGGGGTGCGAGCAGGACGAGACGCGCCCCAATTACGAGTACGCGCCGGACATGGTGTCCTCGGTGCCGTACGACAGCTTCGCGAGCAACCCGAACACGGCGGACGGCAAGACGCTGCTGACGCCGGCGAAGGGCACGGTGCCTCGCGGGCATGTGCCGCTGAAGCTGACGGCTGGGACGGAAGCCGCGGAGAAGGCGGGCCGTGAGCTGCGCAATCCGTATCCGGCATCGCCGGAGGTGCTGGCGCGAGGGCAGACGGCGTTCCAGCGCTATTGCACGCCGTGCCACGGCTCGGGGGGATTGGGGGATGGGCCGGTGACGGCGCGCTTCCCGGTGCCGCCGTCGTTGCTGGCGGAGCACGCGATGGAGCTGCCGGACGGTCGCATCTTCCACATCATCACGCATGGGCAGGGCTTGATGCCGGCCCATGGTTCCCAGGTGGCGCCGGAGGACCGGTGGAAGCTGGTCCACTACCTCCGCTCGCTGCAGAACCCCGCGCGCACGGCGCGCAAGGAGACGCCATGA
- a CDS encoding DUF3341 domain-containing protein — protein MSAPVLIGYFEKEEQVLEATRAVREAGHDLRDVYTPYAVHGLDDAMGLKPSRLTWVCFVGGLTGCTLAMSLQLYTSVVSWPLNVGGKPFNSFPAFIPVTFELTVLFAALTTVAAFLVRTKLFPGNKQPALPRVTDDRFAIVVAPRQTPESLEAAEDLMRRHGAVATDVREVPS, from the coding sequence ATGAGTGCCCCGGTTCTCATCGGCTACTTCGAGAAGGAGGAGCAGGTCCTGGAGGCCACCCGCGCCGTGCGCGAGGCGGGCCATGACCTGCGGGACGTGTACACGCCGTACGCGGTGCACGGCCTGGACGACGCGATGGGGCTCAAGCCCAGTCGGCTCACGTGGGTGTGCTTCGTGGGCGGACTGACGGGCTGCACGCTGGCGATGTCGCTCCAGCTCTACACCAGCGTGGTGAGCTGGCCGCTGAACGTGGGCGGCAAGCCCTTCAACTCGTTCCCCGCGTTCATCCCGGTGACGTTCGAATTGACGGTGCTGTTCGCCGCGCTGACCACGGTGGCGGCGTTCCTGGTCCGCACGAAGCTGTTCCCGGGGAACAAGCAGCCGGCGCTGCCTCGGGTGACGGATGACCGGTTCGCCATCGTCGTGGCGCCGCGTCAGACGCCGGAGTCGCTGGAGGCGGCGGAGGACTTGATGCGACGCCACGGCGCGGTGGCCACGGATGTGAGGGAGGTGCCGTCGTGA
- the nrfD gene encoding NrfD/PsrC family molybdoenzyme membrane anchor subunit, protein MSNQHLSPLRVPLVSESRTLGQLTEEICAPMERAPTWKWWAAFAIAVSVLGTGAGIVAYQVGTGIGVWGLNKTIGWAFDITNFVFWVGIGHAGTLISAILFLFRQKWRTSINRAAEAMTLFAVMCAALFPVIHMGRPWLAFWVLPYPNTRGSLWVNFRSPLLWDVFAISTYFTVSAVFWYVGLIPDLATVRDRLKAGVKKAVFKVLSLGWTGSHRTWSRYETVYLLLAGLATPLVLSVHTIVSMDFATSVIPGWHTTIFPPYFVAGAVFSGFAMVLTLMIITRVVLGYEHLITIRHLENMTKVIIVTGGLVSLAYATEFFIAWYSGNPYERFAFMNRAFGPYAWAYWIMVTCNVVSPHLFWFKRIRTSPAAIFALSLVINVGMWFERFVIIVTSLHRDFLPSSWSMYTPTMVEVGTFIGTFGLFFTLFLLFVRVLPIISIGEVKSVLGFARSEPGHGDAHPPARPAAAHEAPTEDASGRHTPPLAIATRKDVPV, encoded by the coding sequence ATGAGCAACCAGCATCTGTCCCCGCTGCGCGTGCCGCTGGTCAGCGAGTCGCGCACCCTGGGTCAGCTCACCGAGGAGATTTGCGCGCCCATGGAGCGCGCGCCCACGTGGAAGTGGTGGGCGGCGTTCGCCATCGCGGTGTCCGTGCTTGGCACCGGCGCGGGAATCGTGGCGTACCAGGTGGGCACGGGCATCGGCGTGTGGGGCTTGAACAAGACCATCGGCTGGGCGTTCGACATCACCAACTTCGTCTTCTGGGTGGGCATCGGCCACGCCGGCACGCTCATCTCCGCCATCCTCTTCCTCTTCCGGCAGAAGTGGCGCACCAGCATCAACCGCGCGGCGGAGGCGATGACGTTGTTCGCCGTCATGTGCGCGGCGCTCTTCCCCGTCATCCACATGGGGCGCCCGTGGCTGGCCTTCTGGGTGCTGCCGTACCCGAACACGCGCGGCAGCTTGTGGGTGAACTTCCGCTCGCCGCTGCTCTGGGACGTGTTCGCCATCTCCACGTACTTCACGGTGTCGGCGGTGTTCTGGTACGTGGGCCTGATTCCGGACCTGGCCACGGTGCGTGACAGGTTGAAGGCGGGCGTGAAGAAGGCCGTCTTCAAGGTGCTGTCGTTGGGGTGGACGGGCTCGCACCGCACGTGGAGCCGCTACGAGACGGTGTACCTGCTGCTCGCGGGCCTGGCGACGCCGCTGGTGCTCAGCGTGCACACCATCGTGTCGATGGACTTCGCCACGTCGGTGATTCCCGGCTGGCACACCACCATCTTCCCGCCGTACTTCGTGGCGGGCGCGGTGTTCAGCGGCTTCGCGATGGTGCTGACGCTGATGATCATCACCCGGGTGGTGCTGGGCTACGAGCACCTGATTACGATTCGCCACCTGGAGAACATGACCAAGGTCATCATCGTCACCGGTGGCCTCGTCTCGCTGGCGTACGCGACGGAGTTCTTCATCGCCTGGTACTCGGGCAACCCGTACGAGCGCTTCGCTTTCATGAACCGCGCCTTCGGTCCCTACGCCTGGGCGTATTGGATCATGGTGACGTGCAACGTGGTGTCGCCGCACCTGTTCTGGTTCAAGAGGATTCGCACCTCGCCCGCGGCCATCTTCGCGCTGTCCCTGGTCATCAACGTGGGCATGTGGTTCGAGCGCTTCGTCATCATCGTCACCAGTCTGCACCGCGACTTCCTGCCGAGCAGCTGGTCCATGTACACGCCGACGATGGTGGAGGTGGGGACCTTCATCGGGACCTTCGGCCTCTTCTTCACGCTGTTCCTGCTCTTCGTGCGCGTGCTGCCCATCATCTCGATTGGCGAGGTGAAGAGCGTGCTCGGCTTCGCCAGGAGCGAGCCCGGCCACGGGGATGCACACCCGCCGGCGCGTCCGGCCGCCGCGCACGAGGCGCCGACGGAAGACGCGTCGGGCCGGCACACCCCGCCGCTCGCCATCGCCACCCGGAAGGATGTCCCCGTATGA